AGCCGAGGAAGAACTGGCGGTTGCGGGCATCGATGATCCGGAGGTTCGGGCGACCCAGTTCGGCCCGGAGCGCCTCGGCCGTGACCAGGTGCGAGGGAGACGGCACGGAGCGGAGCCGGCCGGGCGCCGCGACCGGGGGTTCCTCGCTCGTCACCATCCCACCGGCGGCCTTCCAGGCCGGCAGGCCACCGTTCAGGATCGAGGTGCGCCCGCCCAGCCCCAGGTAGTCAAAGGTGAACCAGGCGCGGGTGGTCGGGCTGACCCAGTCCCGCCCGAAATACAGGACGATCCGGCTGTCGTTCGAAATGCCCAGGGTCGCGAGCGAACTGTCGAGCCAGGCGGCGGGGGGCAGTTCGAGGAAGAGGCTGTCCGGCGAGCGCCAGGAGAAGCGATGGCCTTCGAGGTGACGGGCACCCGGGAGGTGTTCCGCCGCGTAGCCGGCACGGTCGCCGATGTGGAGCAGGACCAGGTTCCGGTCCTGCAGGTGTTGCCGGAGCCAGCTGGCCGAGACCAGCAGCGGGTCCTTCGGCCCTTCCGCGAGCGGGGCCGCGCCGAAGGCAAGCGTCAGGGTGAGTCCCAGGGCGAGGCCTGCTGAGGGCATGTCCGCGATCCGGTGGGGGGCAGAAGAAAAGGTAGGTGGCACCCGCCGGGCTGTCAGGTGGGATCGCCTGCCTCATCGGGGAGACTGCGCATCGGGATTTCGCCGCCGCGCGGCCAGTTGGGCGCATCAACTCCCGCCATGCCCTGACCGATATTCGGTACATGACCGTCGCCGTCGCGCAGCCCCGGGCCCCGGGGCCCGACCTGCCGTACCTCGCCTCCGCCGTCGTGGCGAACGCCTTGGTGGGGATCAGCATCACCGATGTCGACGGCACCATCCTGTACGTCAACCAGGCCTTCACCGACGTCACCGGATACACCCTGGCGGAGGCGCTCGGCAAGAACCCGCGCATCCTCCAGTCGGGCCGCCATTCGCGCGCCTACTACGAGGAAATGTGGCGCTGCCTGACCGAGGACGGCGCGTGGCAGGGCGAGATCTGGAACCGGCGCAAGAGCGGGGAGGTCTACCCGGAGTGGCTCAGCATCGTCGCCCTGCGGGACGGCGGCGGCCAGACAACCCACTACTTCGCCATGTTCGGCGACATCACCGACCGCAAGCGCGCGGAGGAGGCGCTGGCGCACCGCGCCACCCACGACCCGCTGACCGACCTGCCCAACCGTGCGCTCTTCCTGGAGCACCTGCGCCACGCCCTGCACGTCCACCACCGCTCCAGGAGCCGTCTCGCCCTGCTGTTCCTCGACCTCAACGGCTTCAAGGCCATCAACGACGAGCGCGGCCACGCCGCAGGCGATGTTGTGCTGCGCACCGTGGCTGAACGGATCCGCGGCTGGCTCCGGACCTCCGACCTCGTGGCCCGCCTGGGGGGAGACGAGTTCATCGTCATGCTGCAGGGCCTCCGGGTACCGCGGCAGGCCGACCACTGCTCCGAGAAGCTCCGTGAGGAGATCGCCCGGCCGATCCCGCTGCCCGGTGGGGAATGCCGGATCGAGGCCTCGGTGGGGATTGCGCTCTTCCCCGACGAGGGAGGCTCCGCCGAGGCACCCGTCGGCCTCGCCGACCAGCGGATGTACCAGGGGAAGCGGTCGGGGCGCCCCTCGGGGGAACACCGCGCGACCTGCCGCTGACGCGCGCCGGACTGGTGGACATCGCTCACCGCCTGCCGGACGCCGTGGGCCGTCGCCAGGAAGAGGGGCGCGCTCGTGTGGGTGACGGTGGTTCTGCGCAGAATCCTGTTTGTCCAGTCCTCCCTGCCATCGAGGGATTCCCAGCCGGCAGCCTGTCCGCATGACTCCGTTGCGTCGTGTCCTTGGACCATCGGTGGACTGCCACTCCCTGGTCCGGCGGCCGGCAAATGCGAACCAAGCGCCACACAATCGGCACGGGCGGCGCGCACATGCATGAGCGGACGTATCAATGCATACGACCCCTGCCGTAACCGTCGTGGAGTGTGGCCCAGGCGGAGGGCGGGATGCTCGGGTGGTTCGCGGCGGCCCGGGGCCGGATTGTGCGGGTCCAGCGGTCGTTCGGAGGGGCTCTCGTGCCGCATGGAGGCGCGCTGGCGGGGCGGGCGCGCCTGCCATGCCGATGGTCAGGTCGCCGGCCCCCGATCGGGGCTGGGTGAGGGCGCGGGTGCGCGGCACGGACAGTGCGCCGCGCCGGCGTGCCCCGTTCGGGCGAGTTCTGGCGTCGTTCGGGCGAGCGCTGGCGTCGTTCGGGCGCGGTGCGGGGCGGTTCAGGCGAGGAAAATATGCATTTGATGTGGTCTCGCCCCGTTGGCGCGAGGGCCGGAATCGCGGGGGCGCTGGCCGATCCGTGCGCGGAGGATGACGGCGGAAGATTGGTCCCATCGCCTGCTCGCCTGATCACCCGTCATTCCGGAGGAGCGCCGCGACCGCGAGCTCACGGCTGAAGCCGCGGCTCGGCCTCGGGCGCTGAAGCGCCGGCAGGCTACCCCCGGCTGTCATTCCTGCGGCGCGCCACGCGCGAGGGGCTCCCCCCCGCCTGTCATTCCGAGGGGGCGGAGGGGCGTGTCCGGCGCCGCGAAGGGAGGGAAGGGCGTCGCGACTGATGGGGAGGCGGGCCCGGGCGCCGGGGCGTGGGCCGGGCATGGCGGGAAGCGCGTGGCGAGGGCCGGGCGATGCATGCCGGGCCGCGGGGAGTGCATGGCGAGTCGCCGGGCGGGTTGGTCATCCGCGTGGTGGTGCGCGGCCCCCGGCGGGGTGCCCCCGCCGGCCCCCGCCCGCTTGACGTCGGACATAACAAGTGACATATTGGTCACATATGAATGCGCGTCACCCCGTGGCGGCCCATCGAGCCGCGAGTGCCGACGACCTGGCCGGGGTGTGGCGGGCGCTGGCGGAC
The Gemmatimonadota bacterium DNA segment above includes these coding regions:
- a CDS encoding diguanylate cyclase, which codes for MTVAVAQPRAPGPDLPYLASAVVANALVGISITDVDGTILYVNQAFTDVTGYTLAEALGKNPRILQSGRHSRAYYEEMWRCLTEDGAWQGEIWNRRKSGEVYPEWLSIVALRDGGGQTTHYFAMFGDITDRKRAEEALAHRATHDPLTDLPNRALFLEHLRHALHVHHRSRSRLALLFLDLNGFKAINDERGHAAGDVVLRTVAERIRGWLRTSDLVARLGGDEFIVMLQGLRVPRQADHCSEKLREEIARPIPLPGGECRIEASVGIALFPDEGGSAEAPVGLADQRMYQGKRSGRPSGEHRATCR